A single window of Nicotiana sylvestris chromosome 5, ASM39365v2, whole genome shotgun sequence DNA harbors:
- the LOC104227221 gene encoding general transcription factor IIH subunit 2 — MNNEEKRFNREEEDEDEESGRGREAWERTYADERSWESLQEDESGLLRPIDNKTLSHAQYRRRLRTATAARVQKGLIRYLYIIIDFSRAAAEMDYKPSRMVVVAKQVEAFVREFFDQNPLSQIGLVILKDGVAQCLTDLGGSPEAHIKALMGKLGTSGDASLQNGLDLVCDLLNQIPSYGHREVLILYSALSTCDPGDILETIQKCKASKIRCSVIGLSAELYICKHLCQETGGMYFVALDEPHLKELVLEHAPPPPAIAEFAVANLIKMGFPQRAAEGVISICSCHKEAKVGGGYTCPRCKARVCELPTECCICGLTLVSSPHLARSYHHLFPIRPFDDVSPSLLKDIHKLPKNCFGCQQSLLNPGNLPGLQVACPNCKQHFCLDCDIYIHESLHNCPGCESLNSKTISDME, encoded by the exons ATGAACAATGAAGAAAAACGATTTAACCGAGAAGAAGAGGATGAGGATGAGGAAAGTGGGAGAGGTCGAGAAGCGTGGGAAAGAACTTATGCAGATGAACGATCATGGGAGTCTTTGCAAGAGGATGAATCTGGACTCCTTCGTCCAATTGACAACAAAACTCTATCCCATGCTCAGTATCGCCGACGTCTCCGCACTGCAACCGCTGCCCGAGTTCAGAAGGGCCTGATTCGCTACCTTTACATTATCATTGATTTCTCCAGG GCAGCTGCAGAAATGGATTATAAACCAAGCCGAATGGTTGTAGTTGCTAAGCAAGTGGAGGCGTTTGTAAGAGAATTTTTTGATCAGAATCCCCTCAGTCAGATTGGCTTGGTGATCTTGAAAGATGGAGTAGCTCAGTGTTTAACAGATCTTGGTGGCAGTCCGGAGGCTCATATCAAAGCATTGATGGGTAAATTGGGGACGTCAGGTGATGCATCCCTTCAAAATGGCCTAGATCTTGTGTGTGACCTCCTAAATCAGATCCCATCATATGGTCATCGTGAAGTCCTTATCTTGTATTCTGCTCTTAGCACATGTGATCCGGGGGATATACTCGAAACCATCCAGAAATGTAAAGCGTCTAAGATAAGGTGCTCAGTAATTGGTCTCTCTGCCGAACTCTATATATGCAAGCATCTCTGCCAAGAGACTGGTGGAATGTATTTTGTTGCGTTGGATGAG CCTCATTTAAAAGAGTTGGTATTAGAGCATGCCCCACCTCCTCCAGCAATTGCAGAGTTTGCTGTTGCAAATTTGATCAAGATGGGATTCCCCCAAAGAGCAGCAGAGGGTGTTATTTCAATTTGTTCATGTCATAAAGAGGCTAAGGTTGGTGGTGGATACACTTGTCCGAGATGCAAAGCACGCGTATGTGAGCTGCCTACTGAATGTTGTATCTGTGGACTGACCCTTGTGTCTTCTCCACATTTGGCAAGGTCATATCACCATCTGTTCCCAATAAGGCCATTTGATGATGTTTCACCCTCACTTCTGAAAGATATTCACAAGTTACCAAAGAATTGCTTTGGTTGCCAGCAAAGTCTCCTAAATCCTG GAAATTTGCCAGGTCTACAGGTTGCTTGTCCAAATTGCAAACAACACTTCTGCCTTGATTGTGATATTTATATACATGAGAGCTTGCACAATTGTCCAGGTTGTGAGAGCTTAAATTCCAAGACCATTAGTGATATGGAATGA